The following are encoded in a window of Paenibacillus polymyxa genomic DNA:
- a CDS encoding LysR family transcriptional regulator, which produces MYFPGIEAFLAIVRTESISKAAELLHLSQATVSYRLKTLEQEMGGLLVERRKGAPKTSLTPKGENFFSIAERWDALWRETQILQASGSQLSLAISAAESISQFVLPPVYRMLNQHTPSIRLQIRTQHTQEAFDSIERREMDVAFVVREIVSPSVTVKPFFTEEMMLLRLAVSGRQAGDTVEMEELAAQDEVFINWNREFQFRHDQWWDPLCPSRVHLDSAGLITTFLKDARQWSIVPASIGAHMMRMGDFVLQKLSVSVPPRICYKVTHKFPNQALHEPLRILDNYLQDIFGIQ; this is translated from the coding sequence ATGTATTTTCCTGGGATTGAAGCGTTTTTAGCTATCGTACGGACCGAGAGTATAAGCAAAGCGGCCGAATTGCTGCACCTGTCACAAGCTACGGTGAGCTATCGGTTAAAGACATTGGAACAGGAAATGGGTGGCCTTTTGGTTGAGCGAAGAAAAGGGGCACCCAAAACCAGTCTGACCCCAAAAGGGGAAAACTTTTTTAGCATTGCGGAAAGATGGGATGCTCTCTGGAGGGAAACACAAATCTTGCAGGCTAGCGGTTCGCAGTTAAGTCTGGCAATAAGCGCTGCCGAAAGTATAAGTCAATTTGTTTTGCCTCCTGTATATAGAATGCTTAATCAGCATACCCCGTCCATCCGACTGCAAATTCGTACGCAGCATACTCAGGAAGCTTTTGATAGTATTGAGCGGCGCGAGATGGATGTGGCGTTTGTGGTGCGAGAAATCGTGTCGCCTAGTGTCACTGTTAAACCGTTTTTTACTGAAGAAATGATGCTGTTGCGCCTGGCTGTGTCGGGGCGGCAGGCCGGAGATACTGTTGAAATGGAAGAATTGGCGGCGCAAGACGAAGTCTTCATAAATTGGAATAGAGAGTTTCAATTCAGACATGACCAGTGGTGGGACCCTCTTTGCCCGTCCCGTGTTCATCTGGACTCAGCGGGACTCATCACTACTTTTTTGAAGGACGCCAGACAATGGTCGATAGTTCCCGCTTCGATTGGCGCACATATGATGCGGATGGGAGATTTTGTTCTTCAGAAACTATCGGTATCGGTGCCTCCAAGAATATGCTATAAGGTAACTCATAAGTTTCCAAACCAAGCTTTACACGAGCCCCTTCGTATTCTTGATAACTATCTGCAAGATATATTTGGAATACAATGA